From a region of the Acinetobacter calcoaceticus genome:
- a CDS encoding acetyl/propionyl/methylcrotonyl-CoA carboxylase subunit alpha codes for MKFSKVLVANRGEIAVRVMQTAKAMGYQTVAVYSDADCNARHVQEADEAVYIGASKVSESYLSIAKIIEACKKTGADAVHPGYGFLSENTDFAQACIDNQITFIGPTASAIELMGSKRLSKIAMIEAGVPCVLGYEGDRQDLEYLATQAEQIGFPIMVKASAGGGGRGMRLVQQSSELVEALLTARSEAENAFGSGELILEKAVIAPRHVEIQVFGDTHGNYVYLFERDCSIQRRHQKVVEEAPCPVMTPELRQQMGEAAVAAAKACAYVGAGTVEFLLDASGEFYFLEMNTRLQVEHPVTELITGLDLVEWQLRVANGEQLPLQQHELTLNGHAIEVRLYAEDPRQNFLPQTGQVLRWKPTILPNVRIDHGMLATDEVSPFYDPMVAKVIAYGKTREDAIRLLARAVDDCVLLGVNSNKQFLVNLLRHPVIVAGDTNTAFIQQHFQDDSSLHHQVLSLEILAIAAALFSQSKGIVAWQTGLGVPLPLKLKYDDQQIQLQLSSENNQITVQLCDQTICIEVIEKTAEQMIYVVEGVRRRVQYVLDGDQLYLDRDNGNVTIRNVNYAAPETADVAGDGKIRAPMDGAVVNILVNKGDQVVKGQTLLILEAMKIQQQIRSDVDGVVEDILGQQGQQVKKRQMLFSILV; via the coding sequence ATGAAATTTTCAAAAGTACTAGTTGCCAATCGTGGTGAAATAGCAGTTCGGGTCATGCAAACTGCTAAGGCAATGGGCTATCAAACGGTGGCAGTTTATTCTGATGCGGACTGTAACGCTCGCCATGTACAAGAAGCTGATGAGGCAGTTTATATAGGAGCTTCTAAAGTATCTGAATCTTATCTTTCCATTGCTAAAATTATAGAAGCCTGCAAAAAAACAGGTGCTGATGCTGTGCACCCAGGTTATGGCTTTTTGTCAGAAAATACCGATTTTGCCCAAGCCTGTATCGATAACCAGATTACTTTTATCGGTCCGACAGCTTCTGCAATTGAGTTGATGGGAAGTAAGCGACTTTCAAAAATTGCCATGATTGAAGCAGGTGTACCTTGTGTGCTGGGCTACGAGGGAGATCGTCAAGACCTTGAATATTTGGCTACACAAGCAGAGCAGATTGGTTTTCCAATAATGGTGAAAGCTTCTGCGGGTGGTGGTGGCCGTGGTATGCGTTTGGTACAGCAGTCCTCCGAGCTTGTAGAGGCTTTACTAACTGCACGTTCAGAAGCTGAAAATGCATTTGGTTCAGGTGAGCTTATTTTAGAAAAAGCAGTGATTGCGCCGCGCCACGTTGAAATTCAGGTTTTTGGCGATACGCATGGCAATTATGTGTATTTGTTCGAGCGTGATTGTTCGATTCAACGCCGTCACCAAAAGGTTGTAGAAGAAGCACCGTGTCCGGTCATGACTCCTGAACTACGTCAGCAAATGGGCGAAGCGGCTGTGGCGGCTGCCAAAGCATGTGCTTACGTAGGCGCGGGAACTGTTGAGTTTTTGCTTGATGCATCGGGTGAATTCTATTTTCTAGAAATGAATACTCGCTTGCAGGTTGAGCATCCGGTTACTGAACTTATTACAGGATTAGATTTGGTTGAATGGCAATTGCGTGTCGCCAATGGTGAGCAGTTGCCATTGCAACAACATGAGTTAACTTTAAATGGACATGCAATTGAAGTCCGTTTGTATGCCGAAGATCCACGTCAAAATTTCTTGCCACAAACTGGTCAAGTTCTACGTTGGAAGCCCACAATTTTGCCAAATGTACGAATTGACCATGGCATGTTGGCAACAGATGAAGTTAGCCCTTTCTATGACCCGATGGTGGCAAAAGTGATTGCATACGGTAAAACCCGTGAAGATGCTATTCGTTTACTTGCTCGTGCTGTAGATGATTGTGTTTTGCTTGGTGTAAACAGCAATAAACAGTTCTTGGTTAATTTACTACGTCATCCAGTCATTGTCGCTGGTGATACCAATACGGCATTTATCCAACAGCATTTTCAAGATGATAGCAGCTTACATCATCAGGTTTTATCTTTAGAAATATTGGCTATTGCAGCAGCATTATTTAGCCAAAGTAAAGGGATTGTGGCATGGCAAACTGGGCTTGGTGTTCCATTACCTCTAAAACTTAAATATGATGATCAGCAAATCCAATTGCAGCTATCTTCTGAGAATAACCAGATTACTGTGCAGCTTTGTGACCAAACCATTTGTATTGAAGTCATTGAGAAAACAGCTGAGCAAATGATTTATGTAGTTGAGGGTGTACGCCGCCGTGTTCAATATGTATTAGATGGCGATCAGCTTTATTTAGATCGAGACAATGGCAATGTTACGATTCGCAATGTGAATTACGCTGCTCCAGAAACGGCTGATGTGGCTGGTGATGGTAAAATCCGTGCACCAATGGACGGTGCTGTGGTCAATATCTTGGTCAATAAAGGCGATCAAGTCGTGAAAGGGCAAACCTTGCTGATACTTGAAGCTATGAAAATCCAGCAACAGATTAGATCTGATGTGGATGGGGTAGTCGAAGATATTTTAGGTCAACAAGGGCAACAAGTTAAAAAACGGCAAATGTTATTTAGTATTCTGGTCTAA
- a CDS encoding ClpXP protease specificity-enhancing factor produces MSEQTIDLTPTRPYLARAIYEWICDNQLTPYLLVDATQPHTDVPQQFVKDGQIVLNIVPHAVHQLLITNEAVTFSARFGGASKNIYVPIQAVLGIYARENGQGLFFDPEEYANVAPVENTVESEVEETTESTSTKKKPSLRILD; encoded by the coding sequence ATGTCTGAGCAAACTATTGATTTAACCCCTACACGTCCTTATCTTGCTCGTGCAATCTATGAATGGATTTGTGATAACCAGCTTACTCCATATCTATTAGTTGATGCGACACAGCCACATACCGATGTGCCACAGCAATTTGTTAAAGATGGGCAAATTGTTTTAAATATAGTGCCTCATGCGGTTCATCAACTCCTTATTACAAATGAAGCTGTTACTTTTTCTGCCCGTTTTGGAGGCGCGTCTAAAAATATCTATGTCCCTATTCAAGCTGTTTTAGGTATTTATGCGCGTGAAAATGGACAAGGTTTGTTCTTTGATCCTGAAGAATATGCCAATGTAGCACCTGTAGAAAATACAGTAGAGTCAGAAGTAGAAGAAACAACTGAATCAACATCGACCAAGAAAAAACCATCACTAAGAATTTTAGATTAA
- a CDS encoding glutathione S-transferase N-terminal domain-containing protein: MSVENTSIQGITLYSHADDFRSHWIRFLLAEKQIKYQLIVTDHEDEDLASLNPYNQLPMLVEQNLKLFSAPIIAEYLDDRYRQGKLYADAPMLRAEQRQYIWRLENDWFKLADHMLKHEDSLNIEQKQKAQKELRETLISLTPLFQHFPYFMSENFTILDCMLAPIFVRLNSMGIELPKQQCRPILLYCKRIFERPSFAKSMTPQEKNRYNEQLNME; the protein is encoded by the coding sequence ATGTCGGTCGAAAATACCTCTATTCAGGGGATTACCCTTTACAGTCATGCTGATGATTTCCGTTCTCATTGGATTCGTTTTTTATTAGCAGAAAAGCAAATCAAATATCAATTGATCGTAACTGACCATGAAGACGAAGATTTAGCGAGCTTAAATCCTTATAACCAATTGCCTATGTTGGTCGAGCAAAATCTTAAATTATTTTCAGCGCCAATTATTGCTGAATATTTAGATGACCGTTATCGACAAGGAAAACTTTACGCAGATGCTCCAATGTTACGTGCAGAGCAACGTCAATATATATGGAGACTCGAAAACGACTGGTTTAAGCTAGCAGATCACATGTTAAAACATGAAGATTCTTTAAATATCGAACAAAAGCAAAAAGCTCAAAAAGAATTACGTGAAACATTAATTTCACTTACTCCTTTATTTCAGCATTTTCCTTATTTTATGTCTGAAAATTTTACAATCTTAGATTGTATGCTTGCCCCTATTTTCGTCAGGCTTAATAGCATGGGAATCGAGTTGCCAAAACAGCAATGCCGACCTATTCTTTTGTATTGTAAACGTATCTTTGAACGACCTTCTTTTGCTAAATCAATGACGCCCCAAGAGAAAAACCGTTACAATGAACAATTAAATATGGAATAG
- the rpsI gene encoding 30S ribosomal protein S9 — protein sequence MATNYGTGRRKTATARVFLSAGTGKLVINNRTLEQYFGRETARMVVRQPLELLEVTEKFDLYITVKGGGIGGQAGAIRHGITRALIAADETLKPVLRQAGFVTRDAREVERKKLGLRKARKRPQFSKR from the coding sequence ATGGCTACTAATTATGGTACAGGTCGCCGTAAGACCGCAACTGCACGTGTTTTCTTGTCAGCTGGTACAGGCAAACTCGTTATTAACAACCGTACTTTAGAGCAATATTTCGGTCGTGAAACTGCTCGTATGGTTGTTCGTCAACCTTTAGAACTTTTAGAAGTTACTGAAAAGTTTGACCTTTACATCACTGTTAAAGGTGGTGGTATTGGTGGTCAAGCTGGCGCGATCCGTCACGGTATTACTCGTGCGCTTATCGCTGCTGACGAAACTTTAAAACCTGTTCTTCGTCAAGCTGGTTTCGTTACTCGTGATGCTCGTGAAGTTGAACGTAAGAAACTTGGTTTACGTAAAGCTCGTAAGCGTCCTCAATTCTCTAAACGTTAA
- the rplM gene encoding 50S ribosomal protein L13, whose translation MKTLSAKPAEVQHDWYVVDASGKTLGRLATEIARRLRGKHKTSYTPHVDTGDYIVVINAEQVQVTGKKALDKKYYRHTGFPGGIRETNFEKLIAHKPEAVLEKAVKGMLPKGPLGYAMIKKMKVYAGTEHPHAAQQPQVLDI comes from the coding sequence ATGAAAACTCTCAGCGCTAAGCCAGCTGAAGTTCAACATGACTGGTATGTTGTTGATGCTTCTGGCAAAACTTTAGGTCGCCTTGCGACTGAAATCGCTCGTCGTTTACGCGGTAAGCACAAGACTTCTTATACTCCTCACGTTGACACTGGCGATTACATCGTTGTGATTAATGCTGAACAAGTTCAAGTGACTGGTAAAAAAGCACTTGATAAGAAATATTATCGCCATACTGGTTTCCCTGGTGGTATCCGTGAGACTAACTTCGAGAAGTTAATTGCTCACAAGCCTGAAGCTGTTCTTGAAAAAGCAGTTAAAGGCATGTTACCAAAAGGTCCTCTTGGTTATGCAATGATCAAAAAAATGAAAGTGTACGCTGGTACTGAGCATCCGCATGCTGCTCAACAGCCACAAGTTTTGGACATCTAA
- the pdxA gene encoding 4-hydroxythreonine-4-phosphate dehydrogenase PdxA, with the protein MSGVIVLPLYVTSGEPAGIGPDICLSLAKRVDERPLVILGDRNLLEQRARKLGIDIQFLEYTGQAESSSSGELYIEHIPLETVVVDGQLNSANAAYVLEQLRRSADYAMSGKSVGVATAPVQKSVINDAGILFSGHTEYYQEFAGVERVVMMLATKTLRVALATTHLPLRDVADAITKERLHQVIDILIHDLKTKFKITDPRILVCGLNPHAGEDGYLGREEIETINPVLETYRAQGIKMSLSLPADTLFTPEHLKNADAVLAMYHDQGLPVLKSQGFGEAINITLGLPFIRTSVDHGTALSLAGTGLAKSSSLNVAVDLALSLAAS; encoded by the coding sequence GTGTCTGGGGTGATTGTGCTGCCTTTATATGTCACTTCTGGTGAGCCGGCTGGTATTGGTCCAGATATTTGCTTGAGCTTAGCTAAGCGAGTTGATGAACGCCCACTTGTTATTTTGGGTGACCGAAATTTATTAGAACAACGTGCCCGAAAACTTGGGATAGATATTCAATTTCTAGAATATACGGGACAAGCTGAATCGTCGTCTTCAGGTGAACTTTATATAGAGCATATACCTTTAGAAACGGTGGTTGTTGATGGGCAATTAAACTCAGCTAATGCGGCTTATGTATTAGAACAATTACGCCGTTCAGCTGATTATGCAATGTCTGGTAAAAGTGTGGGTGTAGCCACTGCTCCTGTGCAAAAGTCGGTCATTAATGATGCAGGTATTTTGTTTAGTGGCCACACTGAATATTATCAAGAATTTGCAGGGGTAGAGCGCGTCGTCATGATGCTTGCAACCAAAACTTTGCGTGTTGCCTTAGCGACTACACATTTGCCCTTAAGAGATGTTGCCGATGCAATTACTAAAGAGCGTTTGCATCAGGTCATTGATATTTTAATACATGATTTAAAAACTAAATTTAAAATTACAGATCCGCGCATATTAGTGTGTGGCTTAAATCCTCATGCGGGTGAAGATGGCTATTTGGGACGCGAAGAGATTGAGACCATTAATCCGGTGCTCGAAACTTATCGGGCGCAAGGAATTAAAATGAGTCTAAGCTTGCCTGCTGATACCTTATTTACCCCTGAGCATCTTAAAAATGCTGACGCTGTACTTGCCATGTACCATGATCAAGGTCTACCTGTGTTAAAATCACAAGGGTTTGGTGAGGCCATCAATATTACATTGGGTTTGCCGTTCATCCGAACTTCGGTCGATCATGGCACGGCATTGTCTTTGGCCGGGACCGGTTTGGCAAAAAGCTCAAGTTTAAATGTCGCTGTCGATTTAGCTTTATCTTTGGCAGCGAGCTAA
- the rsmA gene encoding 16S rRNA (adenine(1518)-N(6)/adenine(1519)-N(6))-dimethyltransferase RsmA gives MYQINALNPKDEGHKARKRFGQNFLHDQRVIAKIVRSVNPRAGENVVEIGPGLAALTSPLIGECDALTVVELDRDLAAGLPERVPHPERLTIIEADALKYDFNELVKDGRPLRVVGNLPYNISTPLLFHLLEFGSKVKDMHFMLQKEVVDRITAEPNTKEYGRLSVMIQYYCQPTFLFEVPAGAFNPPPKVTSAVFRLVPYEQKPIIAKDEKALARLVGHVFTQRRKTLRNSLKGMIAEDGFEKAGVDPMARPETLTLTQFVALADQMVT, from the coding sequence ATGTATCAAATTAATGCCCTAAACCCGAAAGATGAAGGGCATAAAGCTCGTAAACGTTTTGGTCAAAACTTCTTACATGATCAGCGAGTCATTGCCAAAATCGTGCGCTCGGTGAATCCGCGTGCAGGTGAAAATGTTGTCGAAATTGGACCTGGTTTGGCCGCATTAACATCTCCGTTAATTGGAGAGTGTGATGCATTAACAGTTGTTGAGCTAGATCGTGATTTAGCGGCAGGCTTACCAGAACGCGTTCCACATCCTGAACGTTTAACAATTATAGAAGCTGATGCATTAAAATATGATTTTAACGAGCTGGTAAAAGATGGTCGACCATTACGTGTGGTTGGTAATTTACCTTATAACATTTCAACTCCATTACTTTTTCATCTCTTGGAATTTGGCAGTAAAGTTAAAGACATGCACTTTATGCTCCAAAAAGAGGTGGTTGATCGTATTACTGCCGAACCAAACACAAAAGAATATGGTCGCTTGTCGGTAATGATTCAGTATTATTGCCAACCTACCTTTTTATTTGAAGTGCCAGCTGGTGCATTTAACCCGCCACCTAAAGTAACGAGTGCTGTTTTCCGCCTTGTTCCATATGAACAAAAACCAATTATTGCAAAAGATGAAAAAGCTTTAGCTCGTTTAGTTGGTCATGTATTTACCCAACGTCGTAAAACACTAAGAAATAGCCTTAAAGGTATGATCGCTGAAGATGGCTTTGAAAAAGCAGGCGTTGATCCGATGGCTCGTCCAGAAACTTTAACACTGACTCAATTTGTTGCTTTAGCCGATCAAATGGTGACATAA
- a CDS encoding symmetrical bis(5'-nucleosyl)-tetraphosphatase, translated as MTKRFNYVIGDVQGCFEALKALLKEIRFDPDQDFLWFAGDLVARGENSVGALRFVKKLADRGAAATVLGNHDLTLIAGARGLKEIKEKDRTQDVIDAIDGDELIDWLRKQPLCLFPNEHTILTHAGIPCIWDAQKTATLAKEVEAVLANEDLTVLDAFLAEMYGSKPDLWEDNLTGSARLRCITNYLTRMRLTNAEGALEFSFKDALDAPMPEGYLPWFEFPSKAAQTHQIIFGHWAALEGRSINEQIQNIDGGCVWGRKLMAYRLEDKEIFAVENPVQV; from the coding sequence ATGACTAAACGTTTTAATTATGTGATTGGCGATGTGCAAGGGTGTTTCGAAGCTCTGAAAGCCTTACTTAAAGAAATACGTTTTGATCCCGACCAAGATTTTTTATGGTTTGCGGGTGATTTGGTCGCTCGTGGCGAAAACTCAGTGGGTGCCTTACGTTTTGTTAAAAAACTTGCTGATCGTGGCGCTGCTGCAACGGTTCTTGGAAATCATGATCTGACTTTAATTGCTGGCGCGCGTGGTTTAAAAGAGATTAAAGAAAAAGATCGCACGCAGGATGTTATTGATGCAATTGATGGCGATGAGTTAATTGACTGGTTGCGTAAACAGCCATTATGTTTATTCCCAAACGAGCACACAATTCTTACTCATGCAGGCATACCTTGTATTTGGGATGCACAAAAAACTGCTACTTTGGCAAAAGAAGTTGAAGCGGTACTCGCAAATGAAGATTTAACTGTATTGGATGCTTTTTTAGCAGAAATGTATGGTTCAAAACCAGATTTGTGGGAAGACAACTTAACTGGTTCTGCGCGGTTACGTTGTATTACCAATTATTTGACCCGCATGCGTTTAACCAACGCAGAAGGGGCTTTAGAGTTCAGTTTTAAAGATGCTCTGGATGCGCCAATGCCAGAAGGCTATTTACCTTGGTTCGAATTTCCAAGTAAAGCTGCTCAGACTCATCAGATTATTTTTGGTCATTGGGCTGCGCTAGAAGGTAGAAGCATTAATGAGCAAATCCAGAATATTGATGGCGGCTGTGTTTGGGGCCGAAAATTAATGGCTTATCGCCTTGAAGATAAAGAAATCTTTGCTGTCGAAAATCCTGTGCAAGTATAG
- a CDS encoding DUF2147 domain-containing protein, with the protein MGKIFIGALLLLGINTATFAADITGLWQTIDDKTGAPKAQVEIRKEANGTYAGKIIKVTPRPGYTPKEICDNCPAPYTNKPILGLDIATGLKKTDELNYTGGKILDPNTGKVYGLKAKLSATGKRLHMRGYLGVSALGRNQIWLRLE; encoded by the coding sequence ATGGGGAAAATTTTTATTGGAGCTTTGCTCTTACTGGGGATTAATACTGCCACATTTGCAGCAGACATTACAGGTCTTTGGCAAACGATTGATGATAAGACTGGTGCGCCCAAAGCACAGGTAGAAATACGAAAAGAAGCAAATGGGACATATGCTGGAAAGATTATCAAAGTTACACCACGTCCAGGTTATACGCCTAAAGAAATTTGTGATAACTGCCCTGCGCCATATACCAATAAACCTATTTTAGGTTTGGATATTGCAACTGGCTTAAAAAAGACAGATGAGCTTAATTATACAGGTGGGAAAATTTTAGATCCGAATACGGGCAAAGTTTATGGGCTTAAAGCAAAACTTAGCGCAACTGGTAAACGTCTTCATATGCGTGGATATCTTGGCGTTTCAGCATTAGGCCGAAACCAAATTTGGTTACGCTTAGAATAA
- a CDS encoding LrgB family protein translates to MFTIFYGFLITLIGYLCAKPLNRRFPQVPLLVFGMFIVIGLLSVLQVPYEQYRLYVNELFSHLLGYVTVALAIPLAAMRYDDLPIKSVIGILLFASISAVALPMGLAYLLHMSESTILAFATRAVTTPIALNIATLLHAPETLVTLIVILSGVIGAAFSPFLLKHIHDERASGLALGLAAHAIGTAQAWQRGSVAGRYAAFGMALNGVFTAIWLPTLMLSLGTP, encoded by the coding sequence ATGTTTACGATTTTCTATGGTTTTTTAATCACATTAATTGGTTATCTGTGTGCAAAACCTTTGAACCGACGTTTTCCACAAGTTCCACTTTTAGTTTTCGGCATGTTCATTGTGATTGGGTTACTTTCAGTTTTACAAGTCCCTTATGAACAATATCGTCTTTATGTAAATGAGTTATTTAGCCATTTATTGGGGTATGTGACTGTAGCCTTAGCCATTCCTTTAGCTGCAATGCGTTACGATGACCTTCCAATTAAATCAGTGATTGGTATTTTACTTTTTGCAAGTATAAGCGCGGTTGCTTTGCCTATGGGCCTCGCTTATTTGTTGCATATGTCGGAATCTACCATTCTTGCATTTGCAACACGTGCAGTAACTACCCCAATTGCCCTAAATATCGCAACGTTATTGCATGCTCCTGAAACACTGGTGACCCTTATTGTTATTTTATCCGGGGTTATTGGGGCAGCATTTTCACCATTTTTACTTAAGCATATTCATGATGAGCGTGCTTCCGGTTTAGCCTTAGGTTTAGCTGCTCATGCCATAGGAACAGCTCAAGCTTGGCAGCGCGGATCAGTTGCGGGCCGCTACGCTGCATTTGGTATGGCTTTGAACGGCGTATTTACTGCAATTTGGCTACCTACATTAATGTTGTCACTCGGAACACCATAA
- the hflX gene encoding ribosome rescue GTPase HflX, whose product MEYVDRHQGGERTILVSVSVQLLDDLDAEEFALLAQSAGADILEHIKVQRNKPNPKFFIGSGKVEEIAERVQELEASLVIFDHALSPAQERNLERILKCRVIDRTGLILDIFALRARTHEGKLQVELAQLKHLSTRLIRGWSADFEQQKGGIGLRGPGETQLETDRRLIRVRIAQLKDKLEKVHQTRIQGRAARQKAAIPTVSLVGYTNAGKSTLFNILAKSDVYAADQLFATLDPTLRRLEWDGIGTVVLADTVGFVRNLQHDLVESFKATLEETLEATLLLHVIDSNSHDMLDQIEAVEGVLKEIGADAPVLRVYNKIDLSGEEAKIIYAEPHVPDRVYVSAHAGLGLELLQQAVQECLMGQIQHFSLTLKPAYGKFRTQLYALNVIESEHYDDAGLLHIDVKIAPHKLEKLIRQAKLPLEEILGEHASQFSRPLEEFEIKGQIS is encoded by the coding sequence GTGGAATATGTTGATCGGCATCAAGGCGGTGAACGCACAATTTTAGTGAGTGTTTCTGTACAATTATTAGATGATCTGGATGCCGAAGAGTTTGCTCTACTTGCACAGTCTGCTGGTGCAGATATCCTTGAACATATTAAGGTTCAGCGAAATAAGCCCAATCCTAAATTTTTTATTGGATCAGGAAAAGTCGAAGAAATTGCCGAGCGAGTTCAGGAGTTAGAAGCAAGTCTGGTGATTTTTGACCATGCTTTATCACCCGCTCAAGAACGAAATTTAGAAAGAATATTAAAATGCCGAGTTATTGACCGTACTGGTTTAATTTTAGATATTTTTGCGCTGCGTGCTCGTACGCATGAAGGTAAATTACAAGTCGAACTTGCGCAGCTTAAGCATTTATCTACGCGTCTTATTCGCGGTTGGTCGGCCGACTTTGAACAGCAAAAAGGTGGTATTGGCTTACGTGGTCCTGGTGAAACACAACTGGAAACAGATCGTCGCCTCATTCGTGTTCGTATTGCCCAATTAAAAGATAAATTAGAAAAAGTACATCAAACCCGTATACAAGGGCGTGCTGCAAGACAAAAGGCAGCTATTCCAACTGTTTCACTCGTTGGTTATACCAATGCTGGAAAATCAACTCTATTTAATATTTTAGCGAAAAGTGATGTCTATGCAGCAGATCAACTGTTTGCAACACTCGATCCAACATTACGCCGTTTAGAATGGGATGGGATCGGTACTGTTGTGTTAGCAGATACAGTAGGTTTTGTACGAAACTTACAGCATGATTTGGTTGAATCATTCAAGGCAACACTTGAAGAAACGCTAGAAGCCACACTTTTATTGCATGTAATTGATAGTAATAGCCATGACATGCTTGATCAAATTGAAGCAGTTGAAGGTGTATTAAAAGAAATTGGTGCAGATGCTCCAGTACTTCGGGTGTACAACAAAATTGACCTGAGTGGTGAAGAGGCCAAAATTATTTATGCCGAGCCACATGTCCCAGATCGAGTTTATGTTTCAGCTCATGCTGGCCTTGGTCTAGAATTACTGCAACAAGCAGTACAAGAATGTTTAATGGGCCAAATTCAACATTTCTCACTGACTCTTAAACCGGCTTATGGCAAATTTCGCACCCAACTTTATGCCTTAAATGTGATTGAGTCTGAACATTATGATGATGCAGGCTTATTACATATTGATGTGAAGATTGCACCACATAAGCTAGAAAAGCTTATTCGCCAAGCAAAACTACCTTTGGAAGAAATCTTGGGAGAACATGCTAGTCAATTTAGCCGTCCCTTGGAAGAGTTTGAAATCAAGGGTCAGATCAGTTAA